The window CGAATGGTGTATACGAATTTCATCTGGTAGGTGGTAGCCACAGTTCTGGAAATCTGATTAACTTAGCGCAAACAACGGGACTGGCCGTTGTACCAGTCGGTGAAACCTTAATTGCGGCGGGTGAATCCGTGCAAGTTTTATCAGTTGGTTCACTCCTGGGCAGGGCTAGTAGTTAGTAAGCTGTCGCGCATACAAGTTCTACTCGTTGGTAATGGTTAATCGATCACTGATAGTCGGTAAAATGCTTTCCCTATTACCCATTACCCATTACCTACTTCATAATTACCAAAAACCTCGCTTACCACTGGGTAACACGGTTGCCCAATTCGTCTTGGCCTGCGTCAGTTGTTCTTCACTGATTTTGGCATTGGAGAGATTAGCGCCACATAGATTGGCTCCTTTGAGATTTGCATGATTGAGATAGGCATAGCTGAGATCTGCCCCCCTCAAATCCGCTCCTTCCAAATCGGCATAGCTCAAGTAAGCCCGACCTAAATTTGCATCTCGCAAGTTCGACCGATTTAAACTGGCTCGACCAAAGTCAGCATTTGATAAATCAGCTCCTTGGAAATTCGTTTTTGCTAACTTCGCCTGATGGAAAATTCCCCCAGATAAGTCAACTTTATGAAGATCGAGTCCGCTCAAATCCTGAGAAGCGAAATCTCTCCGACCTTTCATGTAAGCGGTTAACAAACCATTGGCATCTAACTTGATTGGAACTTTTGGCTTTCCGGTGGTAAAACCATCACTTTTGAGCAAATTGGCGGAACCGCGTTGGCTAGGCCCACTCTGAGTGCGCTGACTCCCTGCGGTGTAGCCACCACCACTTTGTTCTTTGCGGGCACGTCGTGCGCGAATCGCCATTGCCAGCTTTGAGGTAGCCGTTGAAGGACTCGAAGGGGAACTCTTGTCAGTTAAGTCCCCAGAGTAGAAGGATTGGCTGTTTAAGCCTTTGTTTGAACCGGGTGGACTATTCGGTTGAGTGGCTAAACCCTGGGTCAAACTATCGAGATAAGGCTCTAGGTCAAGCGCTCTCATAATGTCCGTAGCACACTGATAGCGATGACGAACCGAAGCCTCCAGCATTTTTTTCAAGACTTCCGCAAAATGAGCGGTGACTTGAACATACTTCTGCCAGACCATTTCGCCGGTTGACGGATTATAGTCTAAGTCTTTGGGAGATTTCCCCGTCAACAAATAAATGCAAGTCACACCCACGGCATAAATGTCACTGGCATACACTGGGCGTAATGCCATCTGTTCTGGGGGGGCAAAGCCTGGAGTCCCGATCGCAAAATTGGTCAAGGCGGTCTGGTCTGAGGCGTTGGTGGTGACTGGATTCACTTGGTTTTTTACAGCCCCAAAGTCAATTAAAACCAATCTACCGTCTTGGTCACGACGAATGATGTTCGCCGGTTTAATGTCTCGGTGAATCACCTGCTGGCTGTGAATGTATTGCAGCAGGGGCAGGATTTCACTCAAGAAGTGCTTGACTCCAGCTTCGCTCAGCGGGCCGGAGCGCCTGATTTCTTGCTGTAAAGTCGAGCCACTGATGTATTCTTGCACTAAGTAAAACTGTTGGTTGTCTTCAAAATAATCCAACAGTCTTGGAACTTGAGGATGATTGCCAATCTTTCCCAGAGTTCTGGCTTCTCGTTCAAACAACTCTCGTGCCATAGGGATCAGATGAGCACCCGTTGAGGCTGGACGCAGTTGTTTGATCACACAACAGGGATCTCCAGGCAGAGATTCATCTTGGGCTAAAAATGTGGCTCCAAATCCACCTTGACCCAAGGCTTTTTGGACGCGATAGCGATCTCGCAACAACAAGTGGGAACCACACGCCTGACAGGTCTCGACGTGGATTGGATTTTTAGGCTGAGGACAGGCAGGATTTAAGCAGTAGCTCATTCAGCGTCACCGATGGGGCGTTGTCCGTGCTGGGACGAAACCTTATGATTGAAGCACCCGGCTTTATTTACTTATTGACTTTTATGGGAAACGCACCGCCGAATGCACCCTCGCTTTGACAAGCCTTTGAATGAAATCTGATTTAAAACCAGGATATCCTACTTTTCATCTAGACTTGGGCGTATGTGACGCAAGATTACGTCTAATCCCCCGATTTTCTGTAAAGAGTTGCTAAAGTTATATCCATTCTATTTGAAGCTTCCATAAACGGTGGCAAGAGTAAATAGCAGTGGGGAAGGGAAGATTGGGGAATGGGGAGAAGAAGATTGATTGTAGACATCTTCACCTCTCATCTTTGGTTACCCCTCACCGTCTTGTTTGTAAAATAATCACATCTACGGTAGGTAAAAACTAGGAGTCAATGCGTATTTCTTTGAATTGGCTTCGGGAACTGGTGGACGTGACCCTGGCACCCGAAGAGTTAGCCGAAACCCTGACATTTGCAGGGTTTGAGGTAGAAGACATCGAAGACCTGCGAAAATTAGCGGATGGTGTTGTGGTGGGGAAGGTACTCGACGTACAGCCCCATCCTAATGCAGATAAGCTGAGGGTCTGTCAAGTGGATATTGGAGATCCCAATGGACCGTTGAATATTGTCTGTGGCGCGGCTAATGTCCGGGCGGAGGCTTATGTTCCGGTAGCCACCAGTGGCACTTACCTACCCGCGATCGACCTGAAAATTCGCGCCTCAAAACTACGAGGCGTTCGTTCAGAAGGCATGATTTGTTCCCTAGCGGAAGTCGGCTTAGAAAAACAAGCCGAGGGCATTCACATCTTTGAAGAGGAAAACCTCCAGTTAGGGAGTGATGTGCGTCCTTTGCTGCACTTGGAAGATGTGATTCTCGATCTGACGGCAACCGCGAATCGGGCTGACGCCTTGAGTATGGTTGGGGTGGCGCGAGAAGTGGCGGCATTGACGGGAGCGGTACTAAAGCTGCCACAAGCGCCTGAACTTTCGCTCCCATCTGGGGCAAAAGGCTTGCATTTGAAAATTTCTGAGCCTGGTGCCTGTCCTGCCTACATGGGTACGGTGATCGAAGGGGTCAAAATTGAACCTTCCCCAGATTGGTTGCAACGGCGTTTACAAGCGGCTGGGGTGCGACCGATTAACAATGTGGTAGATGTGACCAACTATGTTTTGTTGGAATGGGGTCAGCCGCTACATGCCTTTGACCGCGATCGCCTTTTAGCCGTTACTGGCAACAATTCCCTCACCATCGGTGTTCGCCTCGCCACTCAGGGAGAATCACTGAAAACCCTGGATGGTCAAACCCGAACCCTCCAACCCCAAACGTTGTTAATTACCGCAAACGATAAACCCGTTGCCCTCGCTGGAGTGATGGGGGGTGAGGAAACGGAAGTTTACGAGGGCACTCAGAATATCGTTTTAGAAGCGGCGCTATTTGAGTCGGTGGCAATTCGCCGCTCGGCTCGTAGCCTTGGTTTACGCACCGAGGCTTCTACTCGCTTCGAGCGGGGGGTGAATCAAGCCGAGTTAGGGATTGCCACAAAAAGAGCGATCGCTTTGCTGACTGAGTTAGCTAGCGGCACCCTCACGTCACAATCTGTTGCCGACACACGACCCGATCCCGCCACTTGGACACGCTCAATTGAGTTACGTCTTGACCGCATCAATCAGATTTTAGGTCCGGTGGAACTGGAAGACGAGATTGGCGAAATTATGCCAGAGGATGTTGAACGTATCCTCACCGCCCTCGGCTGTCAATTGCAGCGGGGCAAAGACGAGGAATCCCTTCAATGGACTGTCACCGTACCCCCTTACCGCTATCGGGATTTGGAGCGGGAAATTGACCTGATTGAGGAAGTGGCTCGTCTCTACGGTTACAACAACTTCTGTGAGGAACTGCCGGATAAGACGGAAGCGGGTTATCTCTCCCTGGAACAGCAGTTAATGCGGCAACTGCGAGAAGCCTTCCGGGCGGCAGGATTGACAGAATTAGTGCAATATTCATTGGTCAAGCCAACAAAAGACAAGCAAATTAATCTGGCTAATCCGCTGTTTACCGAATATTCTGCCCTACGCACCGATTTACTGTCTGGGCTGATTGATGCCTGTCAGTACAACTGGGAGCAGGGTAACGGTGTCCTCAATGGCTTTGAGATCGGTCGAGTCTTCTGGCGGGAAGAGGAAGGTTTCCAAGAAGCCGACGCCGTCGCTGGGATTTTGGGCGGCGACCCCACCCAAGGGCGCTGGGTTCAAGGAGGACAGGAGTCCCCCATGAGCTGGTATGAGGCGAAGGGGGTGCTAGAAAGCGTATTTGAGCGCTTAGCTTTGAAAATTGAGTATCAACCCAATCGGCAAGATAATCGCTTTCATCCAGGACGCACGGCTTCCTTGTGGCTTCAGGGAGAAAGCTTGGGGAGATTTGGGCAGTTGCATCCCCAGTTGCGATCAGAATATGGCTTGCCAGATAGCATCTACGCCTTTGAACTGGACTTAGATGTCTTGTTGGATGCTTTAGCTCAGGAAGCAAGCCTGACACCGCGATTCAAGCCTTATCCCACATTCCCAGCCTCTGACCGAGATATTGCCTTCTTCGTCGCGGAGAAAGTCTCGGTGGCAGACATCGAACGCACAACGCTCAACGCGGGTAAACCGTTATTAGAGTCGGTGCAAGTGTTTGATGAGTATCGCGGGGAATCGGTGCCTAAGGGACAGCGAAGTTTAGCGTTTCGGCTAGTCTATCGTGCAGGCGATCGCACCCTCGTTGCTGAAGAGGTGGAATCACTCCATCAAAAAGTGCGAGAATCACTTGTTGAAAAATTCGGCGTCACCCTCAGAGTTTAAAAAGTTGTTATTGGTTCTTGGTGGTTGGTTTTTGGCTCATACTCAATTACCAATTACCAATTACCCATTACCAATTACCAATTACCCATTAGTAACTATGCCTAAATACATAATGTGGGGAAGCTATTGCGAGGACGTTTTAGAAAAGCGTGCCCCTTACCGACAAGCTCATCTGGATCGTTTGGCGAAGCAAAAAGAATCGGGAGTCTTGATTACAATTGGCCCGACGAAGGATGTAACTAAAGTATTTGGGATCTATGAAGCAGAGGATGAAGCCACAGTACGTCAGTTAGTTGAGTCTGACCCTTACTGGCAAAATGGTATTTGGACTGAATACGAAATCAAAGAATGGATTCAAGCTTTTTAAGGGCTATGAATGGGTCGAAAGATAAAAAATATATTCTTTCAATCCGTTATTTTCATTAAGGTTAAAAAACTCACCATTCCGGATTAGCCTTGACGATCGCTGAACATAAGTCAAACTGTAGAAAAGTGCCCAGTATCATCAGTTGGCTGTATAAAAATGTCGAGCGCTCCCAAGTGGAAATTCTGGAAACCTAACCCAACCTCTGCTCCAACTCAGCGGACAAAGCATCAGACAAAGACCGGGACTTCAACGTCCGCAGGGTTTGAGCGCTGGATTAAGACCAATGGGTTGGGTCACCTGTTGGTTGGGGTCTGGGCGCTCTCAGGGGCGATCGCAACGGCTCTGAATGGGAGTCTGGTGCAATCGATGGAACGACAAGCCCAGACATTGTTCTTCCAACTCCGAGGTGCAGTCCCAGCCCCAAAAAACATTGTGATTTTAGCGATCGATGATGACTCCATGACTCAATGGAAGAATTCGTATCAGGTCGATCCTAAAAGCGCAGCTAACTTGGAGACGATTAAAAATTGGCCTTGGAAACGAGAAGCCTATGCCATTGCCATTGAGCGACTCATGGCGGCTGGAGCCAAAACTGTCGCGTTGGATATTGTTTTGGATCTCCCCAGCAGTTACGGTGAGGCAGATGATGCCGCATTGCAACGGGTACTGCAAAAGTATGCAGGTCAAGTCACCCTAGCCGCCAGTTACGAAGAAGATGAAACTCGACCCGGTGATTCGACTAAACTCATTCAGCCCGGTACTTTCCTAGAAACGAAACCGATGTCTGTTGGCTCCATTAACTACTTTATTGAGCCTAATGGCAGAATTCATCGTCACGGTAAGGAGTTTCCTAAACTTTTAGGGCAACAATATTCAGACCCCGAACTGGCTAAAGCTTTTGCTGAAATTGTTGCCACAGTTCCCTCGTTTGATGAGGCAATTTTACAAGCGGCTGGACTCTCTTACCCTCAACCGAAGGGCGACACAATTTTCTTCTATGGTTCCGCTAATAGCTTCGAGATTATTCCCTTCTGGAATGTCCTCGATCCTAGTAACTGGAATAGCTATCTCCAACAGGGACAGTATTTCAAAGACAAGATTGTCTTAATTGGGCCAACAGCAACTTTACTACAAGACTTTCACCCCACACCTTTTTCCGAAAGCTTGTTGTATCCCCAACGGATGAGTGGAGTGGAACTCCATGCCCATGCGATCGCCACCTTACTACAGGGACGCTCCATTGCGGAAGCCATGCCTAATCCCGCCCAAAGAGGGCTTTTCGTCTTCATCGGGATTGTTGGGGCGGGCTTTTTAATCACCAGAATCAAGAACCTGCCAGTGCGCCTCGGATTAGCCGCAGGGGCGGTATTCGCTTGGGGGGGAATCAGTTATGCCTTGTTCGTTTATAGTCGTGTCATTTTACCCACCACCGTTCCAGTATTAGCGATCGCCCTATCGTCTCTCTCTTACGGCACCCTTGGCTCAATTCGGGATTATTTCAAGCAACTCAAAATTCGTCGCACCATCAAGCAATACTCTTCCTCACCCATCGTTCGGGAAATGATTTCTCAGACGGACGAATTTGAAGGACTCTTGGAAGAGAGGGAACTAGAAATGATGAATACTCTTTTAGGTGGGCGCTACAAAACCATCGAAAAACTCGGTTCAGGAGGCTTTGGTGAAACCATTATTGCAGAAGATACCCAACGACCTGGTAATCCTCGGTGCGTTGTTAAGGTACTTAGACCAGCTAGTAATAATCCCAAAATGTGGGAACTCGCACGACGGTTATTTATCAAAGAAGCTGAAATTTTAGAAAAACTGGGTCAACATAACCAAATCCCTCAACTCCTTGCTCATTTTGAAGAGGGTGAAGAATTTTGTTTAGTCCAAGAATTGGTTGTTGGTCGCCCTCTTACCCATGAGTTGCCGCTACTGGTGCCGCTTTCTGAAGCCAAAGTGATTGATATTGTGCAAGAGCTTTTAATGGTTTTGAAATTTATTCATTCTCATGGGGTCATTCACCGAGATATTAAACCCGATAACATTATCCGACGGCAATCTGATGGAAAGTTAGTTCTGATTGATTTTGGTGCTGTTAAAGAACTCAATATTCAACTAACGGAGGGTGAACAGCAAACGGAATTAACGATAGGAATTGGCACGAAAGGTTATATGCCTAACGAACAAGCGGCAGGTAATCCAAAATACAATAGTGATATTTATGCCTTAGGCATGATTGCCATTCAAGCCTTAACTGTAACCCATCCCGCTCACTTGCCCTCTAGTCCTATAACCGGAGAAGTCATCTGGGAAGATAAAGCAACTGTTAGCCCTAAATTGGCAGCAATTATTAAGAAAATGGTTCGTTACAATTTTCGTACTCGCTATCAGTCTGCAACAGAGGTATTAGAAGCACTAAAACCCTTAATTGCAGCGTTGCCTCCAGATTTCTCTAACAGTTCTAAGGTACAGGATAAACGGCGTACTCATTCTGACTCCTCAAAGGATACTCCCTTGCACAATCCTCCTGATTCAACACATATATGGTCGGAAGCAGAAGCGGATACACCCCAAGAGGTGCAGGATTCAACACATATATGGTCGGAAGCAGAAGCGGATACACCCCAAGAGGTGCAGGATTCAACACGGATATGGTCGGAAGCGGAGACTCCTCAAGACGTGCAGGATTCAACACGGATATGGTCTGACGTGGTTACACCTCAAGACGATGCTGAAGACTCCACAATGCCTAAAAAGGCTCAGGCTGAAGAATGATCAAAGAAACATGATCAGAATTTATCCCAATCTTCCAATCTCCCATTTATGGGTAAAAACGAGAGCGTCTATGACAGCTATCACTTAACTCAACGATAATCGTCACCCATTTTCAAAGCCTTTGATCACCCGTCATTCAGGATAAATCGTAGATATTTAGGATACGAGCAGTTGAGTCGTAATTTAGCTGCTTTTGGAGAAATTGGCGATGCTTGAAAAGATACTGTTATCCATCACAATCACGTTTGCGCTCTATCTATCTGCACAATCTGGTGAGTTGAATAAAACCCTAACGTTTTCAGTTGTACAAAAGCCAGCCATCTCAGCGCCAAGGTGAGGCAGTGGCGCTAGTCTTCATCCCAAGTTGCGTTCAAACGAGATAGATCAAAAACAGCAGGGGAACTCCCCGATGCCTAAAATTAAGTTGAAACTATCCTTGAAGTTTTTTGAGCTGGAACTGAGCATCGTTATAGCCACCAATCCGACCATTATTTAAAAACAGTCTGGAGGCTTCCTGAAAATCGGTGATCGCTTCCGATTTATTCCCTACCGCCAGATGGGTTAAGCCTCGACCATAGTAAGCAAAAGCATTTTTGGGATTCAGCCGAATTGCATCGGTGTAATCGGCGATCGCACCTTGCTGATCGCCCAAATCCCGACGAGCATCCGCTCGATTACTATAAGCAATACTATTATTAGAATTCAGCCGAATGGCTTGGGTGTAATCTTCTAACGCGCCTTGCTTATCTCCTAAATTGCGGCGAATATCTCCTCGATTACTATAAGCTGTGTCGTTATTCGGATTGAACCGAATGGCTTGAGAGCAATCTTGAAGGGCGTTTTGATAATCTTTCAGATTAAAGTAAGCAATACATCGATTATTATAAGGTTCGTCCTTATTGGGATTAAGGGCAATGGCTTGGGTACAATCAACGATCGCATCCTGATGAGCACTTAAATTTAACCTAGCACTACAGCGATTGGTATAAGCTGCCGCATTCTTCGGTTCTAATTCAATGGCTTGGGTGTAATCCTCCACCGCTCCTCCATAATCTCCCAAGAGAAATCTGGCTCTACCCCTGCTATAGTAAGCCTTAGCATTCTTCGGTTCTAATTCCAGTGCTTTGGTATAGTCCTCCATCGCCTCCCGTTGATCACCAGCCTCAGAACGCGCTAGACCCCTGGAAACATAAGCTTTAGCCTCGTTGGGATTGAGTCGAATCACCTGATTGAGGTCTTCAATCGCCGCTCGATAATTTTTCAGTTCAAAGTAAGTAATACCCCGTTTATAGTAAGCCTCGGCATCATTCGGCTGTAGTCGAATTAACTGGTCAAAATCCTCAATTGCGCCTTGCCAATCTTGCAAATCGTAACGGGCAAGCCCCCGATTATAATAAGCACCTGCTTTATTCGGTTCAAGGCGAATCATCTGGCTGTAATCTTCAATTGCCGCTTTGTAATCGCCTAAATCATAGTGAGCATTGCCCCGGTTGCCATAGGCTAAGGGGTTGTTAGGATTAAGCCGAATAGCTTGGTCAAAATCCTGAATCGCTCCTCGACGATCCTCTTTTTTCAGCTTTTCAACCCCCTGGTTGTAATAAGATTTGGCATTGGTCTGATTTTGACTTTGAAGCAATACCAGAAATCCCGCAACAAGCCCTAGAAAGGCTCCCGCTGCCAGAATCAGCCACAGGAGTTTGCGAAACCGAGGTTTCTGAGGATGAGGAGGAGGGGGAGGCGGGGGAGGCGGCTGTACACTGTCAATTCCTTTATTATGTGCTTCTGGGGGAGATGTGGGTATCGGCGACCGTGTCGGTGTCGGCGTATTGGTCGAACCCAACATTTTGAACATTTCTTGTAACCGGACAACCCCTTGGTCTTCTGATTGCAGAGAACTGGATTCAGTTTGTGAGTTTAAGGGATGACCCGGAACATATTCTTCCACCAAATAGAACTTTTGGTCTTCCACAAAATAATCTAATATGTCGGAAGACGGATGATTTTGTGCCAATCGATCCAACACATCTGGCTTCCGCTCGATTAAAAATTGCAGACGGGTAAAGGCAAGCGAGTTTTTCTTGGGCAGCTTTAACTGTCTAACTACACAAACGGGAAAATCGGGATGGTGAATATCTGCCGCCAGATAGATGAGTCCCGAAGTCCCTGAGCCTAAAACTCTAACGATGCGATAACGATTATTTAAAACCTGATTGATCATAACTCCCTTAGCCCCCGCCCCTACTTAAGCGATTGTACGAGAGAAATCGATCGGGCTAGAATCTCAGGTGACCCGCTCAAGGGTTGCTGTCATACACTTTAAACATACTAAATTCAAGGTAGAAGCCTCCTTTAGAGGAGGCTTTTGTGGTTTTTTTGACGGAATTTTGCTTAATTTTGGATTTTAGGCTGTACTACCGCTGATAAAACATGATGTAACTCAACGACATCCCCAATCACAGCGATCGCAGGCGCTTCAAATTGAGTCTCCTCCACTTGGGCGACAATCGTTCCCAAGCTGCCAAATAATTCTTCCTGATCGGGTCGCGTTCCCCACCGAATGAGTGCCACTGACGTCTGGTCACTCAATCCCGCCTCCCGGAGTTCGCTAACGATGTAGGGTAAATTGTGAACTCCCATATAAATCACAATCGTTTCTGATCCGTGGGCGATCGCACTCCAATTCACTTTGGGTCGATACTTTCCTGCCGACTCGTGACCTGTGACAAAGGTTACGGAGGAACTATAAGCACGATGGGTTAAAGGAATGCCGGCATACGCTGGGGCAGCAATTCCTGAAGTTACCCCAGGCACCACTTCCACCGACACCCCCGCCTGTAACAAATCTTCCATCTCCTCGCCGCCGCGCCCGAATACAAATGGGTCACCCCCCTTGAGTCGCACTACCACTGCGTTGGACTGCGCCTTTTCAATTAATAGCTGCGTGGTCTCCTCCTGAAACTTAGAATGACGCCCCTTGCGCTTCCCCGCATCAATTTTTTCAGCTTGGGGATTAATCATCGCTAAAATTTGGGGACTGACAAGGGCGTCATAAATCACCACATCCGCACACTCCAACAATCCCTTCCCTTTCAGCGTCATCAACCCAGGGTCTCCTGGCCCTGCACCCACTAGATAAACCTTACCCAAAACTCTGTTCCCTTCACCCTCTGTGACTCTGTGGTTCATGGCTCAATCAAATCCACAATCAAATTTGCCAATATATCACTTGTGCCAATCGGCTTACCCAAAGTTAGTTTGACGGTAGGAAACTCGGTCTGTAGAATATCAAGCTTTTGTGCGATCGCATCCGTAATTCCCCCTGAAAAAAGAAAGTAAGGCAAAATCCCAATTCGCTTGTGACCCCTTGCCACCAAAACTTGAATCTGCTCCTC of the Allocoleopsis franciscana PCC 7113 genome contains:
- a CDS encoding YciI family protein, whose protein sequence is MPKYIMWGSYCEDVLEKRAPYRQAHLDRLAKQKESGVLITIGPTKDVTKVFGIYEAEDEATVRQLVESDPYWQNGIWTEYEIKEWIQAF
- a CDS encoding serine/threonine-protein kinase codes for the protein MSSAPKWKFWKPNPTSAPTQRTKHQTKTGTSTSAGFERWIKTNGLGHLLVGVWALSGAIATALNGSLVQSMERQAQTLFFQLRGAVPAPKNIVILAIDDDSMTQWKNSYQVDPKSAANLETIKNWPWKREAYAIAIERLMAAGAKTVALDIVLDLPSSYGEADDAALQRVLQKYAGQVTLAASYEEDETRPGDSTKLIQPGTFLETKPMSVGSINYFIEPNGRIHRHGKEFPKLLGQQYSDPELAKAFAEIVATVPSFDEAILQAAGLSYPQPKGDTIFFYGSANSFEIIPFWNVLDPSNWNSYLQQGQYFKDKIVLIGPTATLLQDFHPTPFSESLLYPQRMSGVELHAHAIATLLQGRSIAEAMPNPAQRGLFVFIGIVGAGFLITRIKNLPVRLGLAAGAVFAWGGISYALFVYSRVILPTTVPVLAIALSSLSYGTLGSIRDYFKQLKIRRTIKQYSSSPIVREMISQTDEFEGLLEERELEMMNTLLGGRYKTIEKLGSGGFGETIIAEDTQRPGNPRCVVKVLRPASNNPKMWELARRLFIKEAEILEKLGQHNQIPQLLAHFEEGEEFCLVQELVVGRPLTHELPLLVPLSEAKVIDIVQELLMVLKFIHSHGVIHRDIKPDNIIRRQSDGKLVLIDFGAVKELNIQLTEGEQQTELTIGIGTKGYMPNEQAAGNPKYNSDIYALGMIAIQALTVTHPAHLPSSPITGEVIWEDKATVSPKLAAIIKKMVRYNFRTRYQSATEVLEALKPLIAALPPDFSNSSKVQDKRRTHSDSSKDTPLHNPPDSTHIWSEAEADTPQEVQDSTHIWSEAEADTPQEVQDSTRIWSEAETPQDVQDSTRIWSDVVTPQDDAEDSTMPKKAQAEE
- the cobA gene encoding uroporphyrinogen-III C-methyltransferase, which gives rise to MNHRVTEGEGNRVLGKVYLVGAGPGDPGLMTLKGKGLLECADVVIYDALVSPQILAMINPQAEKIDAGKRKGRHSKFQEETTQLLIEKAQSNAVVVRLKGGDPFVFGRGGEEMEDLLQAGVSVEVVPGVTSGIAAPAYAGIPLTHRAYSSSVTFVTGHESAGKYRPKVNWSAIAHGSETIVIYMGVHNLPYIVSELREAGLSDQTSVALIRWGTRPDQEELFGSLGTIVAQVEETQFEAPAIAVIGDVVELHHVLSAVVQPKIQN
- the pheT gene encoding phenylalanine--tRNA ligase subunit beta, encoding MRISLNWLRELVDVTLAPEELAETLTFAGFEVEDIEDLRKLADGVVVGKVLDVQPHPNADKLRVCQVDIGDPNGPLNIVCGAANVRAEAYVPVATSGTYLPAIDLKIRASKLRGVRSEGMICSLAEVGLEKQAEGIHIFEEENLQLGSDVRPLLHLEDVILDLTATANRADALSMVGVAREVAALTGAVLKLPQAPELSLPSGAKGLHLKISEPGACPAYMGTVIEGVKIEPSPDWLQRRLQAAGVRPINNVVDVTNYVLLEWGQPLHAFDRDRLLAVTGNNSLTIGVRLATQGESLKTLDGQTRTLQPQTLLITANDKPVALAGVMGGEETEVYEGTQNIVLEAALFESVAIRRSARSLGLRTEASTRFERGVNQAELGIATKRAIALLTELASGTLTSQSVADTRPDPATWTRSIELRLDRINQILGPVELEDEIGEIMPEDVERILTALGCQLQRGKDEESLQWTVTVPPYRYRDLEREIDLIEEVARLYGYNNFCEELPDKTEAGYLSLEQQLMRQLREAFRAAGLTELVQYSLVKPTKDKQINLANPLFTEYSALRTDLLSGLIDACQYNWEQGNGVLNGFEIGRVFWREEEGFQEADAVAGILGGDPTQGRWVQGGQESPMSWYEAKGVLESVFERLALKIEYQPNRQDNRFHPGRTASLWLQGESLGRFGQLHPQLRSEYGLPDSIYAFELDLDVLLDALAQEASLTPRFKPYPTFPASDRDIAFFVAEKVSVADIERTTLNAGKPLLESVQVFDEYRGESVPKGQRSLAFRLVYRAGDRTLVAEEVESLHQKVRESLVEKFGVTLRV
- a CDS encoding serine/threonine-protein kinase; the protein is MSYCLNPACPQPKNPIHVETCQACGSHLLLRDRYRVQKALGQGGFGATFLAQDESLPGDPCCVIKQLRPASTGAHLIPMARELFEREARTLGKIGNHPQVPRLLDYFEDNQQFYLVQEYISGSTLQQEIRRSGPLSEAGVKHFLSEILPLLQYIHSQQVIHRDIKPANIIRRDQDGRLVLIDFGAVKNQVNPVTTNASDQTALTNFAIGTPGFAPPEQMALRPVYASDIYAVGVTCIYLLTGKSPKDLDYNPSTGEMVWQKYVQVTAHFAEVLKKMLEASVRHRYQCATDIMRALDLEPYLDSLTQGLATQPNSPPGSNKGLNSQSFYSGDLTDKSSPSSPSTATSKLAMAIRARRARKEQSGGGYTAGSQRTQSGPSQRGSANLLKSDGFTTGKPKVPIKLDANGLLTAYMKGRRDFASQDLSGLDLHKVDLSGGIFHQAKLAKTNFQGADLSNADFGRASLNRSNLRDANLGRAYLSYADLEGADLRGADLSYAYLNHANLKGANLCGANLSNAKISEEQLTQAKTNWATVLPSGKRGFW
- a CDS encoding tetratricopeptide repeat protein codes for the protein MINQVLNNRYRIVRVLGSGTSGLIYLAADIHHPDFPVCVVRQLKLPKKNSLAFTRLQFLIERKPDVLDRLAQNHPSSDILDYFVEDQKFYLVEEYVPGHPLNSQTESSSLQSEDQGVVRLQEMFKMLGSTNTPTPTRSPIPTSPPEAHNKGIDSVQPPPPPPPPPHPQKPRFRKLLWLILAAGAFLGLVAGFLVLLQSQNQTNAKSYYNQGVEKLKKEDRRGAIQDFDQAIRLNPNNPLAYGNRGNAHYDLGDYKAAIEDYSQMIRLEPNKAGAYYNRGLARYDLQDWQGAIEDFDQLIRLQPNDAEAYYKRGITYFELKNYRAAIEDLNQVIRLNPNEAKAYVSRGLARSEAGDQREAMEDYTKALELEPKNAKAYYSRGRARFLLGDYGGAVEDYTQAIELEPKNAAAYTNRCSARLNLSAHQDAIVDCTQAIALNPNKDEPYNNRCIAYFNLKDYQNALQDCSQAIRFNPNNDTAYSNRGDIRRNLGDKQGALEDYTQAIRLNSNNSIAYSNRADARRDLGDQQGAIADYTDAIRLNPKNAFAYYGRGLTHLAVGNKSEAITDFQEASRLFLNNGRIGGYNDAQFQLKKLQG